GCAGGTGGAGCACCTAATTAGCTAAACCATTCAGTTAGGATCACTCGCACATGTCTTAAAGCAGCTCTGATTTCTACTTCTTTCAGTCTAGGCAGGGAACTAGTGGCCTTTGTGCCCAAATCAAAGCAGTTCCCCGCTATGAATAATGATTTCTGTGGTTCTCCTACTCACCAGTGCTGGCAGAGAGGTCTTCCCCCCTGAGACTTTCCCCTTTGACCCCAACAAATGGACTCTTGtcaactgaataaaaatgtagtGATTGGCCTTTAGTGAGGCCTGTTCTTCAGGCAATGGACGTTTGATGAGTAagcacaaaatgacagaaaggatCCTACAGAGAGATTGGTGGAGCTCAGCGCTCAGTGGGATGTCTTGTGATATGACATCAGCTTTACAAGCTCTGGACAGTGAGGAGGTTAATTTTTATTGGTCAGATTACCTTATCTCTCAATTCATCATCTCAATTCATTGCATCATCTGCAAACTTTTCACTTGCTTGTCATAAGAACCAGAAGACCGCTTTACCAATAAACAGTAAATATCTCCAGCTTGTGTGCTTCTTTTTCAGACTAGATACCACAACGAAGTGGTGAGAGTGGAGAGATGGGAGTAATGATTGCTACTGTCATGTGGCAATTAGGTATTGTGGATGTCTTGAGAGGCATGAGCATTTCAGGAGTGTGCTGATGAGTTTTATTTAGATCAAAAGAGCTCCTGATATCTCGCCCCGTGGCCCAGTGAGACAGTTTGGTGAGGACAGCGAGAAAATGTAGGCTGTTATGTCCATCTAAAAGCCCAGATGGACTCTGCAGCCTGCTCCAATCAGCTCACAAAGGTGATATAATTGCCAGGGCAGGATGGGACAAGGCCACCGCCTTTGGAGTTCTTCAGTCTCCTCCTTTCCCCATTGCACCTATTCTCTCCCACTCTATATTCACTGATTATACTCCCCTCCCTCATTGTCCCATTATCCCCCTCCAACAACAGGCCAATTTGTCCCTCCAGCTTGGCTCCCGCCTCCCCTCCTGCTGCGTTATTTAGCCCCTCTTCTGCACTTCAATGACAGGTACTGATTAGAGAACTTCTACGACCCCTTTGCTATTCCTCAGAAatccctcctccccttcccgGCAACCTTTAATCTGATTACAGGCTTTCTGCAGCTTTTCAGAGGAGACCAGTCCCAGGAGGACAATAGCAGACCAAGTGGTTTCACAAACACTCTCCCCATGGTCATATGATTCACGAGAGGAGCTGCATCCACACTCCTCCGGCATCAGGTCCCTGCAAGACCTGTCTGCACAGTGATGTAAGAGAAACATCTGTCTTACAGTGGATTGGCctgtcataaaaaataaaataaaaaaaaaagaaatcacagcaATCACCTGAAACAACTGCAttccagtcaagttctttcatGTGTATCTATTTTTGCgtgttttattgttaaattctgatcttcttttgtgttttggtgtaaAGATGTTGACCcaaacattttgtcaaaattaaAGACTGCAAATCAGTCAGTGTGCTCCAGTCTCAGTTTAAGTTCACAAGTTCACTGAGAAGCAGTTGATTCAGCTCCACTGTGTTTCCCATCAGGCCTCAGTATGTGAAAGGAAATTTTTTCAtcctgattttttaaaatactcaAATGGCGTTATATCTAAATGTCATTGCTAATACACCGGAcaattaatgaaatgaaatgaaaatactgacACATTACCACGCTAGCAGCAAATGTGTTGATGATTGATGGTAGATATGCTTGAGACGGCAGGGAGTTTATGCACATACCTTAACACACGTCTCTATTACATTTAGGGTCACTATAAAAGTGGATCAAAATTGAAAAATCCAGTGATATGGTTTCtttattcagttatttcttCTTCCTTGACAAGTCCTTGCTCCTGCTTTACCAACAACACAGACTGACTACCTACAGTTCTGTTGAAAATTCAGATACACTGTGTTTGCAGCAGCTAGCCTCTACGATGAGCAGTGGGCTACAGAGTTCTGGTAAGATCACTTCTTTCTAACGCCATACCCGCAGATCTATATCACTTATAAACTTCTTCAGAACTAACCAACACTGACCCAAATGACATAATTTGAGTGAATTTATCAGACTTCTTGCCACATATGCAGTAGACTCTGACATGTGAAACTGGCTCATCTTCATTTTAAGAAGCTTGAAATAGAAAGGTGTTTTGGAGAACATTACTCAACTCAGTATAGAATGATTATAATCAAAGCATGGTATGCTATGCTCCAGTACacaacatgttaaaataaaaaaataggtaaatacCACAAACTCCTGGGTTCAAGTCTATCTATGATAATGGCTGTCCAAACATCACAAGCCAAAACACGTTCAACTCCAGTGTATGAACATTTCAAGTTACTAGTATAACATGTTATTAATAACAGAGTACTgcttaataacaataatctttaaattacaatttaaatGTTAATCTAATATTTGCAGCCAGTAAAGCTACATACAAAcatcatctttgttttgttgtttttgttttttttttatgaatgagGCCTCAGAGCTGACACACTCGCTTTCATTCATATAactaaaaacacatgaaaaaacacCAATGCCTCTAATGCAATACTATGGTACAATTAGATCTACATGCTGACCTGCATCCAgtcctctgacaaacccactGTCAACATCTGCACAACATATATacaacaacatatcagctaaaaaacaaataaattcaataCATAGTatttcagaattccaattaaaacaacctgtcaggtttgtcctttgtaatgtatgatgttcATTGCAagaatgtctctctctctgtcctgtctacatcttcttctcctcctttacccggccgactatcagcaggatggttctcccttgtcAGCCGGGTCCTGCTAAAGGTTTATTCCTgctaaaagggagtttttccttgccactgtctgcttgctcaggggttcaggctctgggtttctcttttctgttctgtttcctagagacagttttgattgtaaaaggtgctatataaataaaactgaactgaactgaactgaatagaTAAGAATGACAGTATGTGTTTGAATCCTGTGGTGTTTTAACAGATAACCTCACAGTTAACTTGTTTAACCCATCAGGCCTTTAGGAGACCTCTTCACTGAATAGGGCTTCTGCCACCAGCCAGCCTGACAAGACATGCACAAAGCACATGTCCATTCAGTGTATTTAGAGTTCATTAATGTCACAGTGGCTGGTCAGGAAATGACCCTAGTGACTGGTCTGTCCAGGCCACATTACCATCAGAATAAGGGGAGCAGAGAGACTGGAGACCAGGAGACGACAAGTAAGCCCACAATGACCTGAATGACCCAGTTTAACCCTTTTTGACTCTCCACACTTAAACTTTAAGTCATGTCAAACAGAAGCTGTAGACTGCTGTTGAAGAGGTGATAATATTTACTCACTGCTTGCTTACTGACCGACGTTTAAACATCATGCTGTATGAGAGTCCTCGAGTGGTCAGAGCCACGTGAATTAAGGTGTCACTTAAACTGCACTGAGAGCCACATCAGAATTCAACTAAATTTAAGGAAATCTGATCCATTTTAATATTACCGACAATCTAATTTCTAACATTTAAAAGTGATTTACAATTACGTGACAAGCatttagtaaaataaaaaattcaataCTAATTCAagacaaatgaaggaaaaaatgtataatatgaTACagtctcttctttcttttctccttggGCCTTCCATCTCAAAAATGATATACGTACATTATTGACGGGCATTAAATACAATTGAGTCATTTTggcatatatacatacaaacgcatttttttttaagaattattTTATCCAAATACTGCAAGATGTCTGTCAGTGTCCAGAAGGTATCATCATGAGAAAAAATTGAGAATGTAGATTTTCCTGCACTGGTCTCCACCAGGGAAGTTGGCCctctcacagagaaacaaaatacatgcctcgtcatttttatttttcgtAGACTGGAGTTAATGTAGTCTGTATGCGCGTTTAAAGCCCATGGACGAACTAAACTAAAACACTGACTGGTCATTTCTTCATGACATAttgcacacagtaatacacGTTTCATCCTGCTTCTCTGAGTACATAAGTTTGATTCAAAAGATAGGGACCTCTGAGtttaacaacagaaaagagTCGATTGGTGCATCAtttccttattattattatttcaccACTTTGTGGAGTAATATAGGAATTGTAATTAAGAGTAAATCATTTCAAAAAGGGGTCAGGCGATATTCTTGTCCATGACCAAAGTATTAATAAATATCATGATTGCAACTTATTGTAATTCAAGGCACATGAAGACTGTCACACTGAATTCTAATAATTATATGTAAGTATAGGAGTAATTATTTAACTGtgatattattttgttttcatcacaggTGCCTTTGCATGTGttgcttgaaaaaaatgcaaGCAATAGGAGCGTAAAGATAATAATACAACTTTAATGTTTACTTCCAGTTAAATGTGGACTGTGTACATCTGAAACTGTGATACGTCAATAATACAACAAGCAAACTGTCATATACAATCACATGTGGTGTATTGGAAGTAACATTCAACACTGCAGCAACCAAATCACTGTAAATTGTATCATAGTTACTGTAGTTACTCAAAACTTCCACCATAAGAACAAGAACAATAAAGCAACAAACAATCAGTACGCAGTACAATGTGGAGTTGTATGTACACACAGCTTACAAAGGCCtatacataattttaaaaataagatatACAAGTCAGTTGCCTCATTTGGATGGGCAAATACTTTCAGAGAGCCGGCACTACtgattattcattcattatacttttttttgttattgcacGAACGACTAAATATATAGCATTTTAATCTTCAACAATCACTGACAAAGGTGCCAGGCAAATCCATCAGGTATAAATTGAACAAGACAAAACTGGCAAGACGTGGTAAAATATTGTTCCTTCCTTGTAGAATTGCCCACTTTTGCGGGTTGCTCCTTCATAAATTAGTGTTGTTTCACAACTGTATCAAGTTCAAAGTGATATGAAGGTGGTTGCTCTAACTTTGCTCCAAAGAGAAATTTGACTCAGCTctgtcaaacaaaagaaagaaaatcacactCAGGGAGAATTCACGAGAGAGAGGAGCGAATGAGGATGTGTCAAAGTGTGAGTGAACTTACATGTCTTGGTGCTTGTGAATCATGTGGTTGTTGTACTCCAGGACAGGAGGGATGGTCTCCTCGTCCTCAGGAACCTGAAACCGACATGCAGAGATCAGACATTTTACTTTCCACCTAAAGGGGAAGACCTCCATCTAGTGGTAGAAAAACCCTCTTACCTCCCAGTAGGCTTCATCATCATAGCAGTTGTCATCAGCAGGGTCACCCCAGATGGGGAACTTCAGGATGAAACctttgaagagagaaaaaaatggcgTTACGCAACGCTTACTTCCCTTTTTTCTTGGCTATGATGTAATCACcctaaatgaaaacattttttgcacCTAAAAGCGTAACATCAAATAAGTCTTCAGACTCAGACTAATCAGGCACATTTGACTATTAAAGGACGGCTAAACAAGCATTTTGGAATTTAAGGAATGTTTATGAAGATATCACATCGGACAATTCAGCTTCACGCTCCtaaataacaacacacaacatcaaAATTTCCATGTCAGTGATGTGAAAAGATCTCTGTCTTACAATGCTGgacaacacatttttcacactcaCCCACAATCGCTCCTCCAACAAGTCCAAACGCAATTGCCACACATGTGCCGGCAGCCTGGAAGCCTCCCTGGATTCCTGGAGTTCTGTCTGCAAATTCGCCTTCAAAGTCAAATGTGTTGATCAGcctaagaagaaaaaaaggttttaaatcgCAGGTTCATATAAAACAATACAGAGTCAGGCAAGATAAAGGTTTCAGAATTCCAAGtcacgtgtgtatgtgtgtgtgttcgtgtgtcaGACACTCACCCCTCTCTGCTATAGACAGATTCAGTGGCGGTCGCAGCAACAATGGCACCTATGAAGCCGCCAAGCATCCCCGGTACAGCATGCAGGTTGTGAACACCACATGTGTCCTGGAGCTTCAAATACTTCTCCAAGAAGGGCTGAGAATGAGCAGACAGTCAGATATTACTTAGCtgagtttttaaaaacactgaggtCATGAGTCTAAAATCCATTCTGTTGTATCTGTCAGTTTGCTCGAAAGTGTCCATCTGTAATGTTTCatacaattttgtttttttaaaagtgtaTCTATTCACTTGTCTGTTGACACAAATCTTCCAATTTgatctctttcattttcagatcCCTCTCTACAATGCAAGAAATATAATtttgatatataaaaaaaatgaaaacagcaaaatatatgAGGTTACTGActctaaaaaatatatatccatCAGCGTCTAAAAACTCAGTAAGCATAATATGTAATTGTATAATATAAGATCCTACGTTGCGAACTTTCACAATCAGCGTTCTCAGTGCCAGAGGCATTTGGTGTCTATTTCACTACCCATTGTGcccttttttaaactttgtttaaggtaatttgtttacatttaatgttaaatgtctTGTTACAAATTGCTTTTGGAAATGTTTAAgagacatgcagacatgcttTGGCTAATAACTCTTTAAGGTGTGTCACAACAGTTTGATTTTGGATTGTCTCCAGCGTGCATTTTAATCCTCAGTGCGCCTAAAATGAGTCATCTCttctgataataataacaatgttaTTTTCCTGTAAAACAACACTCAACTGGTTTCTTTTTTGcttctccttttcatttttcaacttCCTTTTTCCATATTTTGTCAAAGTTTATTTAAAGCTACTTTTTCCTCATTTTACTTTCAGCGATGTCACTACACAGACTCCCAGTGTTGGAGGTGAAAGACTGgcacactcacagtgacaaacaggtAGCCGAAGGTGGAGATGATGCCACAGCAGAAACCCACGATCAGTGAGCCATAAGGTGTGATCAtgaactctgctgctgttcccATGGCAACACCACCAGCCAGAGTGGCATTCTGGATATGCACCTGTCAGGTTAAACAGCATGTTAGTCATGAGAAACACATGCAGGTTACGTGACTggttgcagtttgtttttagagACGTAGCTTTACCATGTCCAGCTTTCCTCTCTTCTGAGACATGCTGGAGATGGCCACTGTGGTGAGGACAGAGGAGGCGAGGGCGATGTATGTGTTGATGGCTGCTCTGTGCTGTCCGTCACCATGGTCAGTGATGGCTGAGTTGAAACTGGGCCAGAACATCCACAGGAACAGAGTACCTGTGAGGTGTGAGAGAGTCAACACATTTACAGACAAgcaaaaatgaatgtaaaacatCTCATACATCAAAAGAACTATGTGAAGTTGTATAAAGTTAAAAAGggttaaatgtaaaatataaattgtCAGTCACTCACCAATCATGGCAAACATATCAGAGTGGTAGACAGATCCAGCGAGGCGCTTGCTTTGGTGTAGGTTTGGTCGGTAGAGGACCCAGGAGATTGCCAAACCATAGTACCCGCCGAAGGCGTGAATGACCATGGAGCCACCAGCGTCTCTGCACTGTGGCAACAAGCAGCCCAGAAAAGAAATTACAATGTTTGAAGGAAAATTCTCACTCCTTGGACAATATTGAAGTCCTGTGTGGTATGACTGTGTTTGGTGAGACTCACATGGAGGAGGTCGAGGATGATGTATTCCTCCACAGCAAACAGCGTGATGCCAAATAAGGTGACAACCATCAGCTGCACAGGGCTTACTTTCCCCAGAAGGGCACCATAGGCAATCAGAGAGCCAGCACAGCAGAAGTCTGCATTGATCAGACTTTGAGggacaaagaaaaggacaagAGCACAGTCAGTAACTATCAAACAGCAATGAATGACGCAACAAATCACTGCAAGGAGTCAAAGAAAGGCTGGATAATCAACTGGGCAAAGCAGGCGACCGCAGAGTAATATAGTTTCAACTGTAAATTTGTTGGGGAACTGGCCCCACTAAAGTACAACATCAATTAAGGCAAGTCCTGCGTTATTACATATGCCGGCCTGTCTTATAGGCCTGGTGTCAAAACATAGCAATTTTAGTTGAAACTGTGTTCACATGGTGTGTATTCGTACATAGTTCAGCTTACACAGAAACCTGGGGCCAGGTAGCACAGAGATACCATTTGTCCTCTGAGTGTCTGAGTGTATTCAGTGGGTCTGAGAATGTACTGCACTGATTTAGACTTACACATCTCTAATTTTGTTTGACTAACAAGAGATAGTTTAGGAGAAAAAAGGATCAAACAACAACTAACAACCAAAGAGGAATGAATTAACTTGACTCACAAGcgaaagtgaagccaaaatcCTGCTTTGGGGTGTGTACATGAAGTTGTGTGCAAGAGCCAGCTTAACTTCTGATTTGGAGCGTCTCTCTGAGTCGTTCATGAATCACTTCATTAATGAGGGTTGGGCCGAACAGactaatttgattaaaaaaaaaatcacctatAACCCACGCAGTTTGACTTTATGCAACTCCCTTTGCTTTATAAAATTTCCTTTATATGTGCTATTGTACTCCCCAAGACCTGTCAACAGACTAAACAATGTGTGAATTTACATAATACAGCCTTTAAAGAGGACTGAAGACGGGTCAACATAAACATGCTTTCAGTCATACGGACACTTTCTACCTGTTTAAGATCTACCCATTTAAGTTCTGGTTAACTCAAAACTTGAATGGGCAGATCTTGACTGAGACTTCTTTGCTGCAGGGAATTTAACACAAAAGAGACTCTGTGCTGTCCATAACGCCCCCTGTTTACTGAAGACTGACAGTACACAAAAAACTGCTTATTTTGCTTCAATAAAGAGGCTTACTTCTCTACTCCGATAAAAATTTTTCCGGAGACGGGGTCGAGGGAGTGGAACCAGCCTTGCATGAGGAGAGCCCACTGCAGACCAAAGGAGGCGATCAGGAAGTTGAATCCCACACCACCGAAGCTGTAGCGTTTCAGGAAGGTCATGAGGAAACCAAATCCAACGAAGATCATGAC
The Scatophagus argus isolate fScaArg1 chromosome 1, fScaArg1.pri, whole genome shotgun sequence DNA segment above includes these coding regions:
- the rhcga gene encoding rh family, C glycoprotein a, producing MGNCCDRACGFFGPQKNTNVRVSLPAVCFVWQIAMIVLFGVFIRYNEESDAHWVETRRERNISSDIENDFYFRYPSFQDVHVMIFVGFGFLMTFLKRYSFGGVGFNFLIASFGLQWALLMQGWFHSLDPVSGKIFIGVENLINADFCCAGSLIAYGALLGKVSPVQLMVVTLFGITLFAVEEYIILDLLHCRDAGGSMVIHAFGGYYGLAISWVLYRPNLHQSKRLAGSVYHSDMFAMIGTLFLWMFWPSFNSAITDHGDGQHRAAINTYIALASSVLTTVAISSMSQKRGKLDMVHIQNATLAGGVAMGTAAEFMITPYGSLIVGFCCGIISTFGYLFVTPFLEKYLKLQDTCGVHNLHAVPGMLGGFIGAIVAATATESVYSREGLINTFDFEGEFADRTPGIQGGFQAAGTCVAIAFGLVGGAIVGFILKFPIWGDPADDNCYDDEAYWEVPEDEETIPPVLEYNNHMIHKHQDIAESNFSLEQS